The genomic region GTTGCGCGACATTAGTGCAATCACAATATAGGGTGTATTTAACCTAACGAAAATCAAGGTGAACCGTTAAAATCTATCGAGAATCTTGATACACGCATACACATACACGCGTGCGTAAGTACACATTTAACTATAGCATCAGCGTCAATATCAATAGATCAAATAGATATAAATGAAAATGCCGATAAGTATAATTATGACCATTTATCAGAGATCGTGTGCTCGTAATCCCGTACAATTGAGTACCGAGcaatttgattattttgaatccTACACGAAAACGAATATTAAAACTACGTAATATAATAACCTGCTTGAAAATCAATAATACGAAACCCTTTTCCCGTATATGTTTTGATATGCTTTAATATTAGCGCTTCTCGTTCCTGCTTGCCGTCGCACAATTCCAAATTGCAACGAACTTCCATACAAGTTTGCGTTAATTCTTGTACAATGTCTCGCACGTTCGCATTGCTTTTATTTTGACacattgtaaataataataatcggcTGTATGCAATAAATACACATGTGTGTATTCATAGAAAGTTGTTAATTCCGGAAGACACAAGGTTTAAACGACTGTAGAATTGTGTGTAAAGGGAACTGAATTTTCTATGTATAAAAGTAGGGAGAAGAATTGTATGTGTGTTGTATTTGTACGTATGTGcatatgtgtatgtatgtatgctgTGTATATCTATGTATGTATTTTGTATGATAACGTGCATATACGTAAAGAGCCTCCGCGGGAAGATGGCATGGCAGTGCCAGGGCCATGATGGAACACGGACAGGCACAGATTTCAACAGTATATTGTGAGGGATTCCCATCTTGGGCACAGTAGTGGACTGTAGGGAGCTGGGAAGTAACTCCCGAATGTAGACAGTAGATGGCGTGGTTGACGGCACCAATCATCAACCACGGAGTATAGACGCCGGGAAGTCACTGGGAAAATATCCCTAAGACTGTCGGCGTCCCCACGAGACACCAAAGCTCGGCCTCATTCCACAGAGTACTAGCGTGGAGTACGCACGTGAAATAAAGAGATTCCGGAACCAATATAAGTGTCTAATTATTTCCTCCGTATCGTCGCACGTAAGAAATTACCTACAGGGTCCTACCTACTCCTACACGCCTCTAATCCGCAACTTGATCTGTTAGCTAGGATCGatatagaaattttctttgctGCTCTTCGAGCAGCAGATAGCACAAGCGGTGGGTTGGAATCTGCTGCAGAATGGTGGAGGGGAGACCTAACAAATAAAATTGGTTGATGCTAGCACGGCCCCCCTTCCCCCATTACTGAATGTGTTCTGCAGCGCATTCCAGACCACCAATGGAACAGCACACTAATGACAGGTTATGTGATCTTTacgtttatatataaatttaaatatactaCCATTTGCGTATAATTGTAATGTGTACTATTTTAGTTAGTATTGATATAAAGAATTTCAGCAATATTCAATGATCAAATAAAAAGATTCGACATTTCGAGAGCTGAACGTATTGTTCCATTTCTGATAAGTTGTCTTCTAAACAATAATGTCAAAAAATTCATCGAACAACTCGGAAATGTTGGATAAATTAGATTGGATTCAAGTACGTAATGATCTACATGAACGCTACCATGTCGAATCCTTTAAAGAAAAGATAGTACGTAAAACGAAAGAAAATCCTCTAGTACCACTAGGTAAGAATAATCTACGAAAGtcacaatattattttaatcgtACTACGTGTTAAGTTATTACATTGTTCCCTTGTTACTACAGGTACCATAGCAACTATAAGCGCTCTAACTTTCGGAATTTggaatttttataaaggaaacaCCAAAATGTCTCAGTACATGATGCGCGCGAGAGTAAGTGCGCAAGCATTCACACTTATTTCTATGCTCGTTGGACTTGCTGTTGCA from Megalopta genalis isolate 19385.01 chromosome 3, iyMegGena1_principal, whole genome shotgun sequence harbors:
- the LOC117218236 gene encoding HIG1 domain family member 2A, mitochondrial produces the protein MSKNSSNNSEMLDKLDWIQVRNDLHERYHVESFKEKIVRKTKENPLVPLGTIATISALTFGIWNFYKGNTKMSQYMMRARVSAQAFTLISMLVGLAVAVKKQEK